A region from the Neurospora crassa OR74A linkage group V, whole genome shotgun sequence genome encodes:
- a CDS encoding INO80 chromatin remodeling complex, translating to MAASPSSRAASPALSDVDTPSSPAHQPGKSSHTAASVTEDNDATMAATPEPSESRLPRGKRGRGRDDGSGTNVIGKIRHLKKEDGEPLWRKDIQYDFLKAVFDNEQKVFTNSYEPDKIGKQCFADLYIDTMSRSSKTSKVLRDKLLSDRDAAKGMAMVCLLVNIGRMNTTLNFFPEMRAQLRTYHAIPSLQAQQDPHAYKQLQDAPRLKSILKGGAEDRDEPNSIDAIKARATHVPRTNPVNLLFVICQQASKIAELHFPPGREFHDLIMKTNYSSTSRARAFLWLMWFYLESDFTEEGCDENPFGAGVDYGLDVANQGVPRLVEMTKEEEEAENKDPDEEIKFGLDKQKMRAKIIEADQQFMVESQTRKGGRGRGFPAGDEIGPTTGILPRIRPSKVDSDLDSIRSTPPPRALVGRHPAAFPQTTNRRGGNSLKYQIFEGSSPAGGQMLEGVVHRKPRPPTAHQLAVERNRSQRVEWILDRGLTRSHHRSRKQRRVDGSIIRVVNRLDKAKEWADFSDSEDEETVNYNKQALLAGAVNYTGFGENYPFREKGYVGLCQLKDEDDDFGEEFASYSASLRRAQRRLSRWEESNDPDLGVIRPIKRPKLTNGDANGDGEGHGDEDDGEGSPSKHDIDPAETEDEAEILERNARRRAYVPANKPVILRTGKMNGIQRQDTADSHDADTPMDDVDDLDDDDKALLGLGDGEGEGDDVEDDADGNDDGERDAEDQEDLDDLDKTLLGMDGDSESE from the exons ATGGCCGCCTCACCCAGCTCTCGTGCTGCCTCTCCTGCACTGTCAGATGTCGACACTCCCAGTTCCCCCGCCCACCAACCCGGAAAGTCTTCGCACACTGCCGCCAGCGTAACCGAGGACAACGACGCTACCATGGCTGCCACCCCCGAGCCAAGCGAGTCTAGACTGCCTCGTGGGAAAAGAGGCCGTGGCCGCGATGATGGATCAGGGACCAACGTTATTGGGAAGATCCGGCATCTGAAAAAGGAGGACGGAGAACCGCTCTGGCGAAAGGACATCCAGTACGACTTCCTCAAGGCCGTGTTCGACAACGAACAAAAGGTTTTCACCAACAGCTACGAACCCGACAAGATTGGCAAGCAGTGCTTTGCCGATCTCTACATCGACACAATGTCGAGGAGTAGCAAGACATCAAAAGTCCTTCGCGACAAGCTGCTTAGTGATCGTGATGCCGCAAAAGGAATGGCCATGGTGTGTCTCCTCGTCAACATTGGTCGTATGAACACGACCCTTAACT TCTTTCCCGAAATGCGTGCACAACTCCGTACATACCACGCCATCCCTTCGCTCCAGGCCCAGCAGGACCCCCATGCGTACAAGCAACTGCAGGACGCACCCCGTCTCAAATCTATTCTGAAAGGAGGCGCCGAAGACAGGGATGAGCCCAACTCCATCGACGCCATCAAGGCGCGTGCCACCCACGTACCCAGGACAAATCCCGTCAACCTCTTGTTCGTCATCTGCCAACAGGCTAGCAAGATCGCCGAGCTGCATTTCCCGCCTGGTCGAGAGTTCCATGACTTGATCATGAAGACCAACTATTCCAGCACCAGCCGCGCTCGTGCCTTTCTATGGCTCATGTGGTTCTACCTTGAATCTGACTTTACTGAGGAGGGCTGCGATGAGAATCCCTTCGGGGCAGGTGTTGACTACGGGCTCGACGTTGCAAACCAGGGCGTACCGCGCTTGGTAGAGATgacgaaagaagaagaggaggccgagaaCAAGGATCCCGACGAAGAAATCAAGTTCGGCTTGGACAAGCAAAAGATGCGAGCCAAGATCATTGAGGCAGACCAGCAGTTCATGGTCGAGAGCCAAACTAGAAAGGGTGGCAGAGGCCGTGGCTTCCCTGCTGGTGATGAGATTGGTCCCACAACTGGCATTCTTCCCCGAATCAGGCCTTCCAAGGTTGATAGCGACCTGGACAGCATCAGATCTACTCCGCCGCCTAGGGCTCTGGTCGGTAGGCATCCTGCCGCTTTTCCACAGACTACTAACCGTAGGGGTGGCAACTCCCTAAAATATCAGATCTTCGAAGGCTCATCGCCCGCCGGTGGCCAGATGCTCGAAGGTGTTGTGCACAGGAAACCTCGTCCACCGACCGCTCATCAGCTTGCCGTCGAACGTAATAGGTCCCAACGCGTTGAGTGGATTCTGGACAGAGGACTCACGCGAAGCCACCATCGCAGCCGAAAGCAGCGTCGCGTCGATGGCTCCATTATCCGTGTGGTCAACAGGCTCGACAAAGCCAAGGAATGGGCTGACTTCAGCGAtagcgaggacgaggagactGTTAACTATAATAAGCAGGCTCTCCTCGCAGGGGCCGTGAACTACACCGGATTCGGAGAGAATTACCCCTTCCGAGAGAAAGGCTACGTTGGTCTCTGCCAGCTcaaagacgaagatgatgacttTGGAGAGGAATTCGCCTCGTACTCGGCCTCCCTAAGGCGCGCCCAGCGCCGACTCAGCCGGTGGGAGGAGTCCAATGATCCGGACCTCGGCGTTATCAGGCCGATTAAGCGGCCAAAGCTCACTAATGGAGATGCCAACGGCGATGGTGAAGGCCAcggtgacgaagacgacgggGAGGGTTCGCCGTCCAAGCACGACATCGATCCGGCGGAAACTGAGGACGAGGCCGAAATTTTGGAGCGTAATGCCCGTCGCCGTGCTTACGTCCCCGCCAACAAGCCGGTAATTCTTCGCACTGGCAAGATGAACGGTATCCAGAGACAGGACACCGCTGATTCCCACGATGCCGATACGCCCATGGACGATGTCGATGATttggatgacgatgacaaGGCGCTACTTGGCCTAGGCGACGGTGAAGGCGAAGGTGATGACGTTGAGGATGACGCCGATGGTAACGATGATGGTGAACGGGACGCCGAGGACCAGGAAGACCTGGACGATCTTGACAAGACATTGTTAGGCATGGACGGTGATTCAGAATCAGAGTAG
- the nuo11.5 gene encoding NADH:ubiquinone oxidoreductase 11.5kD subunit, with protein sequence MSSGYGMNGGPSRCFPFWQEVLACYVVNSNEEDASGRKKCSPMLEDYYECLHHKKEAARVQALQAAYRKAEAEGGYKANPPTAGQIRNLGILGKEEDSRAVLGSK encoded by the exons ATGTCGTCCGGCTATGGCATGAACGGGG GTCCATCCCGGTGCTTTCCCTTTTGGCAAGAAGTGCTCGCCTGCTACGTGGTCAACAGCAACGAGGAGGACGCGTCGGGCAGAAAGAAGTGCTCGCCGATGCTGGAGGATTACTACGAGTGCTTGCACCACAAGAAGGAG GCCGCCAGAGTCCAAGCCCTCCAAGCTGCCTATCGTAAAGCCGAAGCAGAAGGCGGATACAAGGCCAACCCACCGACGGCCGGACAGATACGGAACTTGGGAATCTTGggtaaggaggaggattccAGGGCGGTGTTGGGGTCGAAATAA
- a CDS encoding oxidoreductase: protein MTGVAKIPVIDISNDNQDQARVAKDLVEAAIEHGFIYIKNTGKDIPVEDVDAAFELARKLFKETPVEEKQACTIQKNNRGWSAMHYETLDPKNQRVGDFKEAFNFGEPSQQGSHLQQPIPPTIRSAEPFISRFHTLCHHLSLRLNTLLGQGLSVSPPDFFTSAHLRENGASGTILRLLYYPPAPSSLTAEDKKGDGDDVRAGAHSDYGSMTLLFRLKGQAGLEIQTREGNWVPVPVCPPGTETDPAPPILVNIGDLLSYWTNGLLRSTVHRVVFPGAAGSSTVEGETGGEERYSIAYFCHPVGTMKLEPVPSERVRAFGEEQNGKGVLNGERKMLTADEHLNMRLQASYLKLYEDEKKE from the exons ATGACCGGCGTTGCAAAGATTCCCGTCATCGACATCTCCAATGACAACCAAGACCAGGCCCGAGTGGCCAAGGACCTGGTCGAGGCCGCTATCGAGCATGGCTTCATCTATATAAAGAACACGGGCAAAGATATTCCCGTGGAGGACGTCGACGCTGCCTTTGAATTG GCCAGGAAGCTGTTCAAGGAGACGCCCGTGGAGGAGAAGCAAGCATGCACCATCCAAAAGAACAATCGAGGT TGGTCAGCTATGCACTACGAGACCCTCGATCCCAAAAACCAGCGT GTCGGTGATTTCAAAGA GGCCTTCAACTTCGGCGAACCCTCCCAACAAGGTAGTCACCTCCAACAACCCATCCCCCCCACCATCCGCTCCGCAGAACCTTTCATCTCCCGCTTCCACACCCTCTGCCACCACCTCTCTCTCCGCCTCAACACCCTCTTGGGCCAGGGCCTCTCCGTCTCCCCTCCCGATTTCTTCACCTCCGCTCACCTGCGCGAGAACGGGGCATCCGGCACCATCCTCCGCTTACTCTATTACCCTCCTGCCCCGTCCTCTTTAACTGCAGAAGATAAAAAGGGAGACGGGGACGACGTTCGAGCGGGTGCTCATTCCGATTACGGAAGTATGACGCTCTTGTTCAGGCTGAAAGGCCAAGCAGGCCTCGAGATCCAGACGCGCGAGGGCAACTGGGTGCCTGTCCCCGTTTGTCCCCCAGGCACAGAAACGGATCCGGCTCCGCCGATTCTGGTGAATATTGGCGATTTGTTGAGTTATTGGACCAATGGGTTGTTGAGGAGCACCGTTCATCGGGTTGTTTTCCCGGGAGCAGCAGGAAGTAGTACGGTGGAGGGAGAGACgggaggggaagagaggTATAGTATTGCTTATTTCTGCCATCCGGTGGGGACCATGAAGTTGGAGCCGGTGCCTAGTGAGAGGGTGAGAGCGTTTGGGGAGGAGCAGAATGGGAAGGGGGTACTTAAtggggagaggaagatgttGACTGCTGATGAGCATTTGAACATGAG ACTGCAGGCGAGTTATTTGAAGTTGTAtgaggatgagaagaaggaatga